The Bos indicus x Bos taurus breed Angus x Brahman F1 hybrid chromosome 3, Bos_hybrid_MaternalHap_v2.0, whole genome shotgun sequence genome segment CATAATCAGTCTTGCACGTGGACTGAAAAGACTGttaattaatattttgtaatCAATAGAAAATTTTACTTTAGAAACCCAGCCACAACATAGTGTAGAGTTTAAGAGCAtagtctgggttcaaatcctgtgtCTGCACCTACTAGCATTACTGTGACTTTGGAGAAAATCATTAAACCTCTCTGTACCTCTATGTTATCATCTTTAAGAAGGAGATACCCACTTCACAGAGTTATTGTGGAGGTTAAGTGAATAATTATGTCATCACTAATAACAGTGGCACAATAAGTGCTACACACCAGTTGTTATTCAGTAGGCCAAATGTGGGGcccacacaactgagcgactgaactgaactgaagccttctAGGCAACTACTGATCACCTAAGAAATCAGTTGAAGGTTCACCATCCTACCCGATTATCAGGTTTCTAGCTTTTATCTCCGAAGTGGCTTAAACTTCTTCTCTGTTAAAAATTCAACTTGAAGTTTGTTCTAATGATACTCTTGGCAAAATTTCAATACCTTATAAACTGcttacttgaaaataaataagctatatttCATCGTAATGCTCTGACTTCTGTTAAGACAGACCACATCTGGGTCtattatatataacacatatttttacatatattatatgcacacacatatacaccactATAATTCTAGAGCCAAAGGCCATGCCTGGCATGTATTAGGCACCAAACATActtgcattttataaatgaatccttgaaatggaaaatttcttGGGTGGCTGCTTAGACTGCTTATGGAAATAGACCTTCGTTCTCACATATCCCAGTTACACAACTGTGAAGCCTGAGGCATTATAAAAATTTGTTAATTGCAGATTAAGCATGTTTCACATGTTGATGCTGGTTTCCTCAAATATTCCTTTGAGATCTGCTTTTCTTTTACCTCCTTGCTTGTTGTTTGGAGCCTtctcccccaccctaccccccttcacatttttataatttcattggGGGTTTCATATATAAGATCATcccaaagtgaagtcgctcagtcgtgtccgactcttagcaaccccatggactgcagcctaccaggctcctccacccatgggattttccaggcaagaatactggagtgggttgccatttccttctcctgatcaTCCCAAGCACACTGGAATTCCACTGTTGCTACGAGGTGTCCAATAAGTCACTGGGGACTCAGggcttccattttctttcttgtaataGGTCTCAGGGATTCAGTATGTATGCCTTTCTTCTTGACCTCTTCATTAATGTTAGATCAGACTGAGGCTGAAACATAGGTAGTGATGTGAGACATATTGCTTTAATGTTCATTACTACAGTATTACTTTATAAACAAAGTGGCTTAAAATGATAAATCGCTTGGGAAATGTTGAGGTTTTAATAAGTATGCAATGCtgtagaataatttttaattttagttaaatttagtttaattttggagaaggcaatggcaccccactccagtactcttgcctggaaaatcccatggacagaggagcctggtaggctgcagtccatggggtcgctaggaatcggacacgactgagcgacttcactttcacttttcactttcatgcattggagaaggaaatggcaacccactccagtgttcttgcctggagaatcccagggatgggggagactggtgggctgctgtctctggggtcacacagagtcggacacgactgaagtgacttagcagcagcagcagtttaattttagttaaatttttagttaaattttagttaaatttagttaaattttagttaaatttttaaaatctcaatgtATACCATAgcaatgcttctcaaacttgaaaatgaaaatgaatcacTGGAGATTTTGCTAAAATGTACATTCTGATTCATTAATCTGGGGGTGGTGCTAAGATGCTATATTTCAAATAAGCCCCCAAGTGATGTTGATCCTGCTGATTATTACATTTTGAGTAGTAAAATTCTAAAGTGTATATGTTATACAAAGGTACCATATTGATACAATATAATGTAAAGTAAGgcatatttaatacattttgatttaaaatataaaattaagtgaTAACCACTCTTAGATGGATAgatcttttaaattcttaaatatatCTCCCTCCGAAAAAGAcaactgaatggatacaaaagtaCTTAGAAGGTTAACTATAGAGCAGTGGCTGTTAACTTTGGCTGCACACTGAGCAATCACCTGGCAACTTTAATAAACTTTAGCAAATACTGCTATCAGCCCATCCAGATTCTGGCTTTATTGGCCTGGAGTGCCAATAAAACTTTCCACTAGTTATTTCTAATGCCCAACCAACATGAAAACCTTTGGCCTTCAGCCTTTACCCCTGCTTTCCCACATGATAAATGAGGATGACATtgcatctttaaaacaaaatcaataatggtttattaaataaacatttctggACCTCAGACTATATTAGATGATAGGGAAACAGAATTATATAACCTCCTGCCTCTGCCCTTAGATATTTTGCAATTTAGCTAAGAATGTGAGGAGAAAGGACTTCTGAGGTGGATGGGATAAACTCTGGTTCCCTGAGCCTTCTAGGGCCAGCACATGATCTCATATCAGTAGATTTCAACCTTATCTACATATTAGACAGGCAGTAATTAAAACAGGGTCTCTGGGAGAAGGGACCAGGCATTAGTATTTTAGAGTTCCCCATGTGATCCCTGTGTGAAGACAACATTGAGAACAGTCCTAAGACAGCTGGGGTCCAATGGGATTCTGAGAGTCTGTCAAAGGAACAGAAGGTCCACACTGTTCTCATTCCTCCCACTGAAGGTGAGTCATTTTTCTCCGTTCTTCTGCCCTTACTAATGCCTCCAATCCCTTCAGTTTAAATTACACTACCCTATGtccccattattttttttttcacatgaattTCCTATTCAATGCAAGTCATGTGCTTAGGCAGGAAATATGATCAAGGTATGTCTATATAGGGAAGATTATTCACTGATAGTAGAAAATACTAAAATGCGGGAGTAGAAGCTCCTTTTTCTACTCACTGACCTGATACTGCTCTGCGCTCACTTATAAAGTAGTGAGCTGACAGTAATAAGCACTACGAAGGATCTAATGGGGTGTTTAGAAGGGCTTGAAGGTTTTTGTGGACATACAATATTTCATTGtcttaattatttgaaaattaatacaaatatatGATTATTGTCACATATAATGGGTAAGATCTGTGATTCATTTAGCTCAGTGACCCCCAACAGACCTGCTGTGGAAAGCATTGGTCTACTCCTTCTATATGGAAACTTCGAACCTTTGGAAAACAAGGACAGACGTGTATTTTTTAGCATTAAGATcgtgaggttttttgttttgttttgtttttttattttggcagctctggatcttggttgcagcatgcagaatctttagttgcagcatgagaactattagatgtggcatgtgggatctagtttcctaaccagggatcgaacccacgtcctctgCTTTGGTACAGTGTGGAGttttagccgctggaccaccagggaagtccctgcggcggctgcttctgctgctgctgctaagtcgcttcagtcatgtccgactctgtgcaaccccatagatggcagcccaccaggctcccccgtccctgggattctccaggcaagaacactggagtgggttgccatttccttctccaatgcatgaaagtgaaagtgaagttgctcagtcgtgtccgactcttagcgaccccatggactgcagcctaccaggctcctccatccatgggattttccaggcaggagtactggagtggggtgccattgccttctctgagggaagTCCTTAATATAGTGTTTTTATTACTTTAGaaatatctgctgaatgaatgaagtcaAATTTAATAGTTAGGAATATTTCTACCCCTGCCCTCACAAACACCTTGTTTTCAAAAGGACCTAAccactaattaattttttaatgtgctattacaaacaatatgtttaaataaactttaattttagAACTGTGTTAAGTTTACAGAATTATTAGGAAAAtagtacagagttcccatatacctcATGCCCAGAtattgttaacatcttacattagtgTGATAATATTTGTCataattaatgaaccaatattgatacattattattaactgaagtccatgctttattcagatttatttaggtttatttttcCTAATGACCTTTTCCTGTTCCAGTTGTCctgtctccttaggctcctcatggctgtgtcagtttcttagcctttccttgtttttgataaccttgacagttttgagaatcactggctagatattttatagaaaatccCTCAGctgggatttgtctgatgttttcatCATGGTTAGACTGGGGTTATGGATTTTGGGGAGGAAGACTTTAGAGGTAGAGTGCCATTCTCATCACACCATATCAGTGTTACACTCTATCACACTTGTCACACTGATTGATGTTAATCTTGATGACCTGGCTGGAAATGGTGTTTATCAGAGTTTGTCActgtgaagtttctttttttctcccatgtcatactgtactctttggaagaaagtcaCTATGCACAGTCCACATTTAAGGGCAAAGTTGGCTATTCTAGGCTTTTTGTccttccacataaattttagaatcagtttgtcaacaTCTACAAAATAGCTAGCTGGGAGATTGActgggactgcattgaatctgtagatcaagttgggaaaactgacatcttaaaacaatattgagtcttccaatctatGAGTAGagaataagttttctttttttttttttttttaaatttttaatatcaaaatgaatccaccacaggtatacatgtgttccccatcctgaaccctcctcccttctccctccccataccatccctctgggtcgtcccagtgcaccagccccaagcatccagtatcgtgcattgaacctggactggcatctcgtttcatacatgatattttacatgtttcaatgccattctcccaaatcttcccaccctctccctctcccacagagtccataagactgttctatacgtcagtgtctcttttgctgtctcgtatacagggttatcgttaccatctttctaaattccatatatatgcattagtatactgtattggtgtttttccttctggcttacttcactctgtataataggctccagtttcatccacctcattagaactgattcaaatgtattctttttaatggctgagtaatactccattgtgtatatgtaccatagctttcttatccattcatctgctgatggacatctaggttgcttccatgtcctggctattataaacagtgctgcgatgaacccttctggtttcctcagtgtgtatgcccagcagtgggattgctggatcataaggcagttctatttccagttttttaaggaatctccacactgttctccatagtggctgtactagtttgcattcccaccaacagtgtaagagggttcccttttctccacaccctctccagcatttattatttgtagacttttggatcgcagccattctgactggtgtgaaatggtacctcatagtggttttgatttgcatttctctgataatgagtgatgttgagcatcttttcatgtgtttgttagccatctgtatgtcttctttggagaaatgtctatttagatctttggcccattttttgattgggtcatttatttttctggagttgagctgtaggagttgcttgtatatttttgagattagttgtttgttggttgcttcatttgctattattttctcccattctgaaggctgtcttttcaccttgctaatagtttcctttgatgtgcagaagcttttaagtttaattaggtcccatttgtttatttttgcttttatttccaatattctgggaggtgggtcatagaggatcctgctgtgatgtatgtcagagagtgttttgcctatgttctcctctaggagttttatagtttctggtcttacgttgagatctttaatccattttgagtttatttttgtatatggtgttagaaagtgttctagtttcattcttttacaagtggttgaccagatttcccagcaccacttgttaaagagattgtctttaatccattgtatattcttgcctcctttgtcaaagataaggtgtccatatgtgcgtggatttatctctgggctttctattttgttccattgatctatatttctgtctttgtgccagtaccatactgtcttgataactgtggctttgtagtagagcctgaagtcaggtaggttgattcctccagttccatttttctttctcaagatcgctttggttattcgaggttttttgtatttccatacaaattgtgaaattatttgttctagctctgtgaagaatactgtcggtagcttgatagggattgcattgaatctataaattgctttgggtagtatactcattttcactatattgattcttccaatccatgaacatggtatatttctccatctattagtgtcctttgatttctttcaccagtgttttatagttttctatatataggtctttagtttctttaggtagatatattcctaagtattttattctttttgttgcaatggtgaatggaattgtttccttaatttctctttctgttttctcattattagtgtataggaatgcaagggatttctgtgtgttgattttatatcctgcaactttactataatcattgattagttctagtaattttctggtggagtctttagggttttctatgtagaggatcatgtcatctgcaaatagtgagagttttacttcttcttttccaatttggattccttttatttctttttctgctctgattgctgtggccaaaacttccaaaactatgttgaatagtaatggtgaaagtgggcacccttgtcttgttcctgactttagaggaaatgctttcaatttttcaccattgaggataatgtttgctgtgggtttgtcatatatagcttttattatgttgaggtatgttccttctcttcctgctttctggagagtttttatcataaatgggtgttgaattttgtcaaaggctttctctgcatctattgagataatcatatggtttttatttttcaatttgttaatgtggtgtattacattgattgatttgcggatattgaagaatccttgcatccctgggataatgcccacttggtcatggtgtatgatctttttaatgtgttgttggattctgattgctagaattttgtttaggatttttgcatctatgttcatcagtgatattggcctgtagttttctttttttgtgggatctttgtcaggttttggtattagggtgatggtggcctcatagaatgagtttggaagtttaccttcctctgcaattttctggaagagtttgagcaggataggtgttagctcttctctaaatttttggtagaattcagctgtgaagctgtctggacctgggcttttgtttgctggaagattttttattacagtttcaatttccatgcttgtgatgggtctgttaaggttttctatttcttcctggtcgagttttggaaagttgtacttttctaagaatttgtccatttcttcctcgttgtccattttattggcatataattgttgataatagtctcttatgatcctttgtatttctgtgttgtctgttgtgatctctccattttcgtttctaattttattgatttgatttttctccctttgtttcttgatgagtctggctaatggtttgtcaattttatttatcctttcaaagaaccagcttttggctttgttgatttttgctatggtctcttttgtttcttttgcatttatttctgctctaatttttaagatttctttccttctactaaccctggggttcttcatttcttccttttctagttgctttaggtgtagagttaggttatttatttgacttttttcttgtttcttgaggtgtgcctgtattgctatgaactttccccttaggactgcttttacggtgtcccacaggttttgggttgttgtgttttcattttcattcgtttctatgcaaattttgatttcttttttgatttcttctgtgatttgttggttattcagcagcgtgttgttcagcctccatatgttggaatttttaatagtttttctcctgtaattaagatctaatcttactgcattatggtcagaaaagatgcttggaatgatttctatttttttgaatttaccaaggctagctttatggcccaggatgtgatctatcctggagaaggttccatgtgcgcttgagaaaaaggtgaaattcattgttttgggatgaaatgtcctatagatatcaattagatctaactggtctattgtatcatttaaagtttgtgtttccttgttaattttctgtttagttgatctatccataggtgtgagtggggtattaaagtctcccactattattgtgttattgttaatttctcctttcatacttgttagcatttgtcttacatactgcggtgctcctgtgttgggtgcatatatatttataattgttatatcttcttcttggattgatcctttgatcattatgtagtgaccttctttgtctcttttcacagcctttgttttaaagtctattttatctgatatgagtattgctactcctgctttcttttggttcctatttgcatggaaaatctttttccagcccttcactttcagtctgtatgtatcccctgttttgaggtgggtctcctgtagacaacatatgtaggggtcttgtttttgtatccattcagccagtctttgtcttttggttggggcattcaacccatttacgtttaaggtgattactgataagtatgatcccgttgccatttactttattgttttgggttcgaatttatacaccatttttgtgtttcctgtctagagaaaagttttcatttatttatatctttgattttcttcttctgtgtctTATATTACCTGGATATAAgtcttatacatattttgttagatttttacCTAAGCATTTAATTCAGGGAGTATTATTATAAATGGTatggtttttaatttcaaagtccAATTTTTCAATTCTGGTATATAGGAAAGCAGTTGGCTTTTGTATATTACCTCTGTAGCCTGCAGTCCTGCTATAATTGCTTATGGTTtccaggaatttaaaaaaattctttggaattttctacatagatagGCAGTCATATCATcttcaaataaaaatcattttacttattccttcccaatatttcatttattgccaTTTCTTACCTTATTACATTAGTTAGGATTTCTAATACAGTGTTTAATAGAAGTGTTAAGAGAGGCTGTCCTTGCCTTGTTCTCAATTTTATGGGTAAATTGTTCATTTTCTCAGTATTAAGTATAATGTtgttgtattagttgctcagtcgtgtccaactctttgcaaccccatggatggtagcccaccaggctcctcagttcatgggattctccaggcaagaatactggagtgggttgccattcccttcttcaaagtATCATGTTACCTGTAAGTAttttgtagatgttctttatcaaatTGAAGGTGTTTCCCCCTATTCCTAGTTGGCTGAAGGTTTTTATCATGAAGATGTGGTATAAATAtttctacaaaaataaaagaaaaatcctacCTCCTTAATAAGTCAATTTGTTTTTCCTACCTTCAAGTTTTATTgattcataataaataaaatatactcataTAACAGGGGAGAGATTATACAATGTGTAATTATGTAAACTTGGGTAGACACAGGCATACAGTTGCCCCAGGcatacataatattatatttGGTGATTACAatgtaaatttaattttgtatattgcTTTTTCCACTTAAAGTTATAGCATAGGCTATTTTCAGTGTTCCTTTACAGATttcaaaatcacatttttaagTGTCTCTAAATTCAATCTCTATAATTCACTCATTAATTCATTTCAAATCATTTATTAAGCATCCACTATATATCAGGTTGGGAAGATATATACtttctggagtaggaaagggcaacctacttcagtattctggaaaattccattgtcagaggggcctggcgagctacagtccatggggttgcaaagagtcagacacgactgagtgtgcgcacacacacacacacacacacatcagaaatacaaaaaataagacacaaaCTCTACTTTTGGGTACCTCACAGTCATAGTAACAAATGTAGACTACTGTGTATTCTAAGTCGCCTTGATGGCAATATGAGCAGAGAGTTTTGGCAGTTTGAAGGTTGAATGGAGGCATTTAACTCAGTGGAGAGAACAAGAAATACTTCTCTAAAGAAGTCATATTTGATGGGACTCTTGAATGACTGATAAGAATTTTCCAGGAGTTTGTCGGACGTTTGGCGGGAGCAACTGTTAGTGGGTGTCGCTGTCATGTCTGGTCGTGGCAAGCAAGGCGGCAAGGCCCGCGCCAAGGCCAAGTCGCGCTCGTCTCGCTCAGGCTTGCAGTTCCCGGTGGGGCGGGTGCACCGCCTGCTGCGCAAAGGCAACTACGCTGAGCGGGTGGGGGCCGGCGCGCCCGTCTACATGGCGGTGGTCTTGGAGTACCTGACCGCCGAAATCCTGGAGCTGGCGGGCAATGCGGCGCGAGACAACAAGAAGACGCGCATCATCCCTCGTCACCTGCAGCTGGCCATCCGCAACGACGAGGAGCTGAACAAGCTGTTGGGCAAGGTCACCATCGCCCAGGGCGGCGTTTTGCCCAATATCCAGGCCGTGTTGCTCCCGAAGAAGACTGAGAGCCACCACAAGGCAAAGGGCAAGTGAGGCCGGTCTCCGCAAGTCCTACCCAGCTCTCCTGTAGAAGGGGCATCTGTAAAATCAAAAGGCTCTtttcagagccaaaaaaaaaaaaaaaagaattttccaaatgaagaagCAGTAGTATTACAAAAGTTTAAAGTTGTGAAAGAGTCTAGAATGTTTCAAAAACAATTTAATGACTCAGAACCTTGAAGTTAATTGAGGGAATAATAAATGCAGATAATAAAGTAGATTAGGATTGTGCAACATGCTGAGTTTTAGAATAAGAAATCTGGTTTCCCACATGGAATCAGTGGAAGCCAGTAAGCAGTGGGCTGATAGGATCTGCTTTGAATTTAGCAGGATACTTAAGAAGTGGTGTGGAAGATAATTTCTACATCATACTGAGATCATAATTTATTAAACCATTTGCCTATTGGGAGAGGGGCCATTTTAGGTGATTTCTAATTAATAgctattttaaactataaattgaATATCTTCATGCatttgattttatattattttgcaaTTTTCCTTACAACAAATttttataagataaaaatatcttATTCAACTCTTTTTGGAATGAATTTGATGTATTTCATTAGTTTGTTAAGCATTATGtgaaatttacttcttttttctatATGTACCTTTCTCAATGTAATTCAGCATACATCTATTAAATAGCTACTAAGtgctatttataattttatatactgtGGGAAAGATCATAAATATAAGTCAAGGGGTTTACAATCGAATTGGGGAGATAAAGAATGTATAAACTATAAGACATTATGGAGGTCTCTGAATCCTAAATTGAaaaacaaactatagaaaatgGAGCAGCATCCAAAAGTTTAATTAGAGAAGAGATACAACCATACCCTAGTAGAACACTTTGGTTGAAATTTGTAGGATAGGTTAGAAGATACTTGAAAAGAGACTTGTGAAAACATTATTAGCAGCCAACAAGAATGAGATCTGAAGTACAggggaaagaaatgggaatgaTCAATTCGGGATTCTGAAATTCAAAAATTCTTCTCTAAAAACCAGGGGAAAATCATCTTTAATGTGGGCAAAGCCAATGAACACTCTCCTTTATGGCCATTGAATGCTCAGGAACACCCAACATCCAAATATCTGTTTGTTTATGGAAAAAAGTGAGGACTCTCTCTGCATGATAAACaaccttttgttgtttagtctcttaagtcatgtggactcttttgcaatcccatgaactggcaggctcctctgtccatgtgatttcccaggcaagactgctagggcagattgccatttccttctccaggggatcttccaacccaggatttgaacctgtgttttctgcattggtaggcagattctttaccactgagccaccagaaaagccctaaAAAGGAAGTgcatgggtgtgtgctcagtcgtgttggaatctttgtgattccatggactttagcccaccaggatcctctgtccgtgggattttccaggcaagaatgctggagtgggttgccatctcctactccaagagagctttcccacccagggatcgaacccacatctcttgcactggcaggcagattcttaccactgggccacctgcaaagcccagaAAGGGAAAAGGGGGTCTAAGTTGGTTAAGGTAATTGACCAtaatcaaaacaatttttaaaagagttgaaAAATCATCATTTGTGATGTTTCAGTGAAGGCTAATATAGCTGTCTGGATAGATACTGTGCTATTTTTTGTGGTCAGTACAACACCCCtgtttgtgtgtgctaagtcacttcaatcatgttcaactctttgcaaccctatggactgtagcccaccatgctcctctgtccatgggattatccaggcaagaatacaggtgtgggttgccacgccctcctccagggcatcttcccaacccaggggttgaacctgtgtctcttgcgtctcctgcattggcaggcagattctttatccctgagctacctgggaaaatCTTGAGGATTTTGCTAAAAAGGCAGGTTCCAATTCAGTAGGtcggggtggggcctgagattctgcatttctaacaatctCCCAAGAGATATCTCTGCCTGCTAGTTCACAGATCATACTTCAGGTAGCAAGGATCTAGAGTAGTGATTCTCAAATACAGTGTATTTGTTGGGCGTTAAATGGTTCTGAGACCAATGccagtgtgtgtgggtgtgtatgtgcatgGGTGGGGGATGGTCCCCAGACACCAACAGACAATGTTCAGATACTAGCAAGATGTCCAAGAATTAAACTCTATTCTATTTACCCAGAGATAGTTTCAGATTCCACAAATTGAGAgctcagtcctacaagactgccCCCTCAGCCCTACTGTAGACACCAAGTCATAAACTCAGGTTATTACCAGTGCTTCTGACGAACTGGCTGCAGTTTGGAGATTCCAATGACCCCTCCTTGGACTTTGGACTTCAAATGCCAGTCGTTACCAGGTTGTTACCTatacttctgaccaactggctagaAATCAGAAATTCCCATGACCCTTTCCTTGGGTTTgcttaatttgctagagcagctcacagaacacAGAAAACCCATTTACTCACTAGATTACCAGTTTCTTATAAAGGTATGTAGCTTGGGAACAGCCAAAGGGAGAGATGCACAGGGAAAGGACACTgagcttccatgccctctctAGGCACGCTGCTCTCCTGATCTTTTCaggttcaccaacctggaagctcccTAAATCCTACTCTTTTGGGTTTTTATGGTGGCTTCATGACATGGGAATGATTAATTAAATCACTGGGCATTGGCTAC includes the following:
- the LOC113888120 gene encoding histone H2A type 2-A-like, producing MSGRGKQGGKARAKAKSRSSRSGLQFPVGRVHRLLRKGNYAERVGAGAPVYMAVVLEYLTAEILELAGNAARDNKKTRIIPRHLQLAIRNDEELNKLLGKVTIAQGGVLPNIQAVLLPKKTESHHKAKGK